Proteins from one Juglans microcarpa x Juglans regia isolate MS1-56 chromosome 6S, Jm3101_v1.0, whole genome shotgun sequence genomic window:
- the LOC121236751 gene encoding zinc finger BED domain-containing protein RICESLEEPER 1-like isoform X1, translating to MELSNDLAGKKPKRLTSVVWNHFERIRKADSCYAVCIHCNKKLSGSSNSGTTHLRNHLMRCLKRSSTIDVSQLLAAKRRKKDTPLALANISFDEGQRKDDYIKPTILKFDQDQKKDEIINLGSGKFDQERSRLDLARMIILHGYPLAMVDHVGFKVFVKNLQPTFDIVPNGAVEQACMEIYEKEKLKMYEAVNQLHGRINLCVEMWSSLENVEYLCLTAHYIDEDWKLQKKILNFVTLDSSHTEDMLSEVINKCLMDWDVDHKLFALTFDDCSTDDDIVLRIKEQISHKRPLLSNGQLFDVRSAVHVLNLIVQDALEALREVTQKIRGSFKYVRSSQVTQGKFNEFAQQVGISGKKNLLLDCPVRWNSTYIMLETALEYRGVFSLLQEHDPAYTVALTDAEWEWTSSVTGYLKLFVEIINVFSSNKFPTANMYFPEICDVHIQLIEWCKSPDNFLSSMALKMKAKFDKYWSKCSLALAVAAILDPRFKMKLVEYYYSQIYGSTALDRIKEVSDGIKELFNAYSICSTMVDQGSALPGSSLPSTGNDTRDRLRGFDKFLHETSQSQNATSDLDKYLEEPVFPRNCDFNILNWWKVHMPRYPILSMMARDVLGTPMSTIAPGSAFNTGGRVLDHCRSSLNADTLQALICTQDWLRIESRDFSPSSSYILPLAIESN from the exons ATGGAATTATCGAATGACTTGGCTGGTAAGAAACCAAAGCGGTTGACATCTGTGGTTTGGAATCATTTTGAGAGGATCAGAAAGGCTGACAGTTGTTATGCTGTTTGTATACATTGTAACAAGAAACTCAGTGGATCAAGCAATAGCGGAACAACACATCTGAGAAACCACCTAATGCGATGTCTGAAAAGATCATCCACTATTGATGTGTCTCAACTACTTGCAGCAAAGAGGAGGAAAAAAGATACTCCCCTGGCCCTTGCAAATATCAGTTTCGATGAAGGACAGAGAAAAGATGATTATATTAAGCCAACAATTTTGAAGTTTGATCAGGATCAGAAAAAGGATGAAATCATTAACCTTGGAAGTGGTAAGTTTGATCAGGAGAGAAGTCGGCTTGATCTTGCTCGCATGATTATATTACATGGTTACCCATTGGCCATGGTTGACCACGTTGGATTCAAAGTATTTGTCAAGAATCTTCAGCCGACATTTGACATTGTGCCGAACGGTGCTGTTGAGCAAGCTTGTatggaaatttatgagaaaGAGAAACTGAAAATGTATGAGGCAGTAAATCAATTGCATGGCAGAATTAACCTTTGTGTTGAAATGTGGTCTTCACTTGAAAATGTTGAGTATTTGTGTTTGACAGCACATTATATTGATGAGGATTGGAAATTACAGAAGAAGATTCTGAATTTTGTCACACTTGATTCTTCTCATACTGAAGACATGCTTTCTGAAGTGATTAATAAGTGTCTAATGGATTGGGATGTTGACCATAAGTTGTTTGCCTTGACATTTGATGATTGTTCCACGGATGATGACATTGTCCTGAGAATTAAAGAACAGATCTCTCATAAAAGGCCTCTTTTGAGTAATGGTCAGTTATTTGATGTGCGATCTGCTGTACACGTTTTAAATTTGATTGTTCAAGATGCTCTGGAAGCATTGCGAGAGGTGACCCAAAAGATTCGAGGAAGTTTCAAATATGTTAGAAGTTCACAAGTAACACAAGGAAAGTTTAATGAGTTTGCCCAACAAGTCGGAATCAGTGGTAAGAAGAACTTGCTTCTTGATTGTCCAGttcgatggaactcaacatataTCATGCTTGAAACGGCCTTAGAGTACAGGGGTGTGTTTTCTCTTCTGCAAGAGCATGATCCTGCCTACACAGTAGCTCTAACTGATGCAGAGTGGGAATGGACCAGTTCTGTAACTggttatttaaaactttttgttgAAATCATAAATGTCTTTTCTAGCAACAAATTCCCAACTGCAAATATGTATTTTCCTGAGATTTGTGATGTTCACATCCAATTAATAGAATGGTGCAAGAGTCCAGATAATTTTCTTAGTTCCATGGCATTGAAGATGAAAGCtaagtttgataaatattggAGCAAGTGCAGTTTGGCTTTGGCAGTAGCAGCCATCTTAGATCCTCGATTCAAAATGAAGTTAGTGGAGTATTATTATTCTCAGATTTATGGTAGTACTGCTTTGGATCGCATCAAGGAAGTTTCTGATGGTATAAAAGAACTTTTCAATGCATACTCTATCTGCTCAACCATGGTTGATCAAGGTTCCGCTTTGCCCGGTAGCAGCTTACCCAGTACAGGTAATGACACCAGGGATAGACTAAGGGGCTTTGACAAATTTCTTCACGAGACTTCTCAAAGTCAAAATGCAACATCAGACTTAGACAAATATTTAGAGGAACCAGTATTTCCTCGTAATTGTGATTTCAACATCTTGAATTGGTGGAAAGTTCATATGCCAAGGTACCCTATTTTGTCCATGATGGCTCGTGATGTTCTTGGGACTCCCATGTCGACTATTGCACCGGGGTCTGCATTTAACACTGGAGGCAGAGTGCTTGATCATTGTAGAAGCTCACTGAATGCAGATACTCTACAGGCTTTGATATGCACACAAGATTGGTTGCGGATTGAATCAAGAG ATTTCAGTCCATCCTCGAGTTATATCCTACCACTTGCCATTGAATCAAATTAA
- the LOC121236751 gene encoding zinc finger BED domain-containing protein RICESLEEPER 1-like isoform X2 codes for MELSNDLAGKKPKRLTSVVWNHFERIRKADSCYAVCIHCNKKLSGSSNSGTTHLRNHLMRCLKRSSTIDVSQLLAAKRRKKDTPLALANISFDEGQRKDDYIKPTILKFDQDQKKDEIINLGSGKFDQERSRLDLARMIILHGYPLAMVDHVGFKVFVKNLQPTFDIVPNGAVEQACMEIYEKEKLKMYEAVNQLHGRINLCVEMWSSLENVEYLCLTAHYIDEDWKLQKKILNFVTLDSSHTEDMLSEVINKCLMDWDVDHKLFALTFDDCSTDDDIVLRIKEQISHKRPLLSNGQLFDVRSAVHVLNLIVQDALEALREVTQKIRGSFKYVRSSQVTQGKFNEFAQQVGISGKKNLLLDCPVRWNSTYIMLETALEYRGVFSLLQEHDPAYTVALTDAEWEWTSSVTGYLKLFVEIINVFSSNKFPTANMYFPEICDVHIQLIEWCKSPDNFLSSMALKMKAKFDKYWSKCSLALAVAAILDPRFKMKLVEYYYSQIYGSTALDRIKEVSDGIKELFNAYSICSTMVDQGSALPGSSLPSTGNDTRDRLRGFDKFLHETSQSQNATSDLDKYLEEPVFPRNCDFNILNWWKVHMPRYPILSMMARDVLGTPMSTIAPGSAFNTGGRVLDHCRSSLNADTLQALICTQDWLRIESRG; via the exons ATGGAATTATCGAATGACTTGGCTGGTAAGAAACCAAAGCGGTTGACATCTGTGGTTTGGAATCATTTTGAGAGGATCAGAAAGGCTGACAGTTGTTATGCTGTTTGTATACATTGTAACAAGAAACTCAGTGGATCAAGCAATAGCGGAACAACACATCTGAGAAACCACCTAATGCGATGTCTGAAAAGATCATCCACTATTGATGTGTCTCAACTACTTGCAGCAAAGAGGAGGAAAAAAGATACTCCCCTGGCCCTTGCAAATATCAGTTTCGATGAAGGACAGAGAAAAGATGATTATATTAAGCCAACAATTTTGAAGTTTGATCAGGATCAGAAAAAGGATGAAATCATTAACCTTGGAAGTGGTAAGTTTGATCAGGAGAGAAGTCGGCTTGATCTTGCTCGCATGATTATATTACATGGTTACCCATTGGCCATGGTTGACCACGTTGGATTCAAAGTATTTGTCAAGAATCTTCAGCCGACATTTGACATTGTGCCGAACGGTGCTGTTGAGCAAGCTTGTatggaaatttatgagaaaGAGAAACTGAAAATGTATGAGGCAGTAAATCAATTGCATGGCAGAATTAACCTTTGTGTTGAAATGTGGTCTTCACTTGAAAATGTTGAGTATTTGTGTTTGACAGCACATTATATTGATGAGGATTGGAAATTACAGAAGAAGATTCTGAATTTTGTCACACTTGATTCTTCTCATACTGAAGACATGCTTTCTGAAGTGATTAATAAGTGTCTAATGGATTGGGATGTTGACCATAAGTTGTTTGCCTTGACATTTGATGATTGTTCCACGGATGATGACATTGTCCTGAGAATTAAAGAACAGATCTCTCATAAAAGGCCTCTTTTGAGTAATGGTCAGTTATTTGATGTGCGATCTGCTGTACACGTTTTAAATTTGATTGTTCAAGATGCTCTGGAAGCATTGCGAGAGGTGACCCAAAAGATTCGAGGAAGTTTCAAATATGTTAGAAGTTCACAAGTAACACAAGGAAAGTTTAATGAGTTTGCCCAACAAGTCGGAATCAGTGGTAAGAAGAACTTGCTTCTTGATTGTCCAGttcgatggaactcaacatataTCATGCTTGAAACGGCCTTAGAGTACAGGGGTGTGTTTTCTCTTCTGCAAGAGCATGATCCTGCCTACACAGTAGCTCTAACTGATGCAGAGTGGGAATGGACCAGTTCTGTAACTggttatttaaaactttttgttgAAATCATAAATGTCTTTTCTAGCAACAAATTCCCAACTGCAAATATGTATTTTCCTGAGATTTGTGATGTTCACATCCAATTAATAGAATGGTGCAAGAGTCCAGATAATTTTCTTAGTTCCATGGCATTGAAGATGAAAGCtaagtttgataaatattggAGCAAGTGCAGTTTGGCTTTGGCAGTAGCAGCCATCTTAGATCCTCGATTCAAAATGAAGTTAGTGGAGTATTATTATTCTCAGATTTATGGTAGTACTGCTTTGGATCGCATCAAGGAAGTTTCTGATGGTATAAAAGAACTTTTCAATGCATACTCTATCTGCTCAACCATGGTTGATCAAGGTTCCGCTTTGCCCGGTAGCAGCTTACCCAGTACAGGTAATGACACCAGGGATAGACTAAGGGGCTTTGACAAATTTCTTCACGAGACTTCTCAAAGTCAAAATGCAACATCAGACTTAGACAAATATTTAGAGGAACCAGTATTTCCTCGTAATTGTGATTTCAACATCTTGAATTGGTGGAAAGTTCATATGCCAAGGTACCCTATTTTGTCCATGATGGCTCGTGATGTTCTTGGGACTCCCATGTCGACTATTGCACCGGGGTCTGCATTTAACACTGGAGGCAGAGTGCTTGATCATTGTAGAAGCTCACTGAATGCAGATACTCTACAGGCTTTGATATGCACACAAGATTGGTTGCGGATTGAATCAAGAG GTTGA
- the LOC121236684 gene encoding uncharacterized protein LOC121236684 yields MDALEGDRHGKAEREVVVLEQRHEDELFSLFTLAWDFWWRRNQMVHEQESLEVNQVIDYAFSAQKSFSELKQVPQSMVRAFYEWKPPPSNWLKLNVDGAVFDEINKAGVGLVLRDGKGNVMLAASKIEYEVSDAQAIELLAIFRALQLCANMGIQRLLLESDCLMAVQVLNIDLESAALLDPLVHEIRKLQGLYAE; encoded by the exons ATGGATGCACTAGAGGGTGATAGGCATGGAAAAGCAGAAAGAGAAGTGGTG GTTTTAGAGCAGAGGCATGAAGATGAGCTCTTTTCACTATTTACTCTTGCTTGGGACTTTTGGTGGAGAAGGAACCAAATGGTTCATGAGCAGGAGAGTTTAGAAGTAAACCAGGTTATTGATTATGCCTTTTCTGCTCAAAAGTCATTCTCTGAGTTGAAACAAGTACCTCAGTCTATGGTTAGAGCTTTTTATGAGTGGAAGCCCCCACCTAGTAATTGGTTGAAATTGAATGTAGATGGAGCTGTTTTTGATGAAATCAATAAAGCAGGAGTAGGGCTGGTGCTTAGAGATGGGAAGGGTAATGTTATGTTGGCTGCTAGTAAGATTGAGTATGAAGTATCAGACGCGCAAGCTATTGAATTATTAGCAATCTTTCGAGCTTTACAGTTGTGTGCTAATATGGGGATCCAAAGACTATTGCTAGAGTCAGATTGCTTGATGGCTGTACAAGTGCTCAATATTGATCTTGAATCTGCTGCTCTGTTAGATCCACTAGTGCATGAAATCAGAAAATTACAAGGATTATATGCAGAATAA